In Pseudopipra pipra isolate bDixPip1 chromosome 5, bDixPip1.hap1, whole genome shotgun sequence, the following proteins share a genomic window:
- the LOC135414017 gene encoding probable G-protein coupled receptor 19: MAEFAQSMENSSNPFLLPTLLLLLQNMSNLETSIPPAGYEMTESSPTRPGSSRNHTLLDYGLRPGEIAAASMVWGVLWLVSILGNLLVCLVIHRSRRTQSTTNYFVVSMACADLLTSVVSAPFLLLQLTYGRWMLGNGMCKLVKYIQYLTPAVQIYVLFSIGVDRFYTIVHPLSFKVSREKAKKMILASWLCGALLASPACFLYDSDSDHHCNFFLPNSWQGTVYSITHLSVVFLIPSLLIILFYKRVIKYIWRIGTDGMTVRRTTNIVPRTKVKTIKMFLMLNSMFLLSCLPFYMVQLWHPQETDYRKSSLVFLAITWISFSSSASKPTLYSIYNANFRRGMKETFCMSAMKCYRSNAYTITTSSRIAKKNHVGIADIPVTAKSVTKDSTYDAFNREAKERKLAWPIPSNPPNTFV, translated from the coding sequence ATGGCCGAGTTTGCCCAAAGcatggaaaacagcagcaatcctttccttctccctaccttactgctcctgctgcagaacATGAGCAACCTCGAAacctccatccctcctgctggctaTGAGATGACAGAATCGTCACCCACAAGACCCGGCTCAAGCAGGAACCACACTCTCTTAGACTACGGACTGAGGCCGGGGGAAATTGCAGCAGCCAGCATGGTTTGGGGAGTGTTGTGGCTGGTTTCTATCTTGGGAAACCTCCTTGTCTGCTTAGTGATCCACAGGAGCAGGAGGACACAATCCACCACCAACTATTTTGTGGTCTCCATGGCCTGTGCAGACCTGCTCACCAGTGTTGTGAGTGcgcccttcctgctgctccagttGACCTACGGCAGGTGGATGCTGGGGAACGGGATGTGCAAGCTGGTGAAGTACATACAGTacctcaccccagcagtccAGATCTACGTGCTCTTCTCCATAGGCGTGGATCGATTCTACACTATTGTCCATCCCCTGAGCTTCAAAGTGTCCAGGGAGAAAGCCAAGAAAATGATTCTGGCCTCTTGGCTCTGTGGTGCTCTGCTTGCATCACCAGCTTGTTTTCTCTACGACTCTGACAGCGACCACCACTGCAACTTTTTTCTACCCAATTCTTGGCAAGGAACTGTCTATAGTATCACCCACCTCTCGGTGGTGTTTTTGATCCCATCCCTCCTCATTATCCTCTTTTACAAGAGAGTAATTAAGTACATTTGGAGAATAGGCACAGATGGAATGACTGTCAGGAGGACAACAAATATTGTCCCAAGAACAAAAGTGAAAACCATCAAGATGTTTTTAATGTTAAACTCGATGTTTCTCCTGTCCTGTCTCCCTTTCTACATGGTACAGCTGTGGCACCCACAGGAAACAGATTACAGAAAGAGCTCCTTGGTTTTCCTGGCTATCACCTGGATCTCTTTTAGTTCCTCAGCCTCTAAGCCAACCCTCTACTCCATCTATAATGCAAACTTCAGAAGGGGGATGAAAGAAACTTTTTGCATGTCTGCCATGAAATGCTACAGAAGCAATGCATACACCATCACCACCAGTTCCAggatagcaaaaaaaaatcatgttggTATTGCGGATATTCCAGTGACGGCCAAAAGTGTCACCAAAGACTCCACCTATGATGCTTTTAACAGAGAAGccaaggaaagaaagcttgCCTGGCCTATTCCATCCAATCCCCCAAATACATTTGTCTAG